The Deinococcus multiflagellatus genome includes a window with the following:
- a CDS encoding TldD/PmbA family protein, with the protein MTGALDTTQLGLDAARRHLLDRAREQGVALEVYAQREAATAIEAHGGEVSEFKLSTRQGVGLRALVGGAWGAAFTENLSRPALDRALARAVENAQLSAPEPGAALIAWGEPPSLDLYGEGLSGVTPEQKAQVALTLEQAARAHDPRVVSVPYLGYEDSQTELLVGNTEGLSREQRALHAMTYAAPLARDGEENRMGSDWQFTREFTALDPTQTALRAAEKSLALLGARPAPTGTFPVVITGECMAQLLGLFAPMFSGRMVEEGKSPLAGQLGQPVGSALVTLVDDATLPRGMSSRAFDAEGCPSAPLTLMAGGELRAFFHNAQTAARAGQASTGHAARQGYQGVVGVGRSNLFLQPGHTPDDEVTSGVTGVLLTSVSGGHAGASPVTGDFSLQAEGFWLQDGVRAHPLEVFTVAGTFTDLLAQIEAVGETLQWGWSGTGAPTVRVKGLAVAGGAPKA; encoded by the coding sequence ATGACCGGGGCCCTGGACACCACCCAGCTGGGCCTGGACGCCGCCCGGCGCCACCTGCTGGACCGCGCCCGCGAGCAGGGCGTGGCGCTGGAGGTGTACGCCCAGCGCGAGGCCGCCACCGCCATTGAGGCGCACGGCGGCGAGGTCAGTGAGTTCAAGCTGTCCACCCGGCAGGGGGTGGGCCTGCGCGCCCTGGTGGGCGGCGCGTGGGGCGCGGCCTTTACCGAGAACCTCTCGCGCCCCGCGCTGGACCGGGCCCTGGCACGCGCCGTGGAAAACGCCCAGCTGTCGGCCCCTGAACCCGGTGCGGCCCTGATCGCCTGGGGCGAGCCACCCAGCCTGGACCTGTACGGCGAGGGCCTCAGCGGCGTGACCCCCGAGCAAAAGGCGCAGGTGGCCCTCACGCTGGAACAGGCCGCGCGGGCGCACGACCCCCGGGTGGTCAGCGTGCCTTACCTGGGCTATGAAGACAGCCAGACCGAACTGCTGGTGGGCAACACCGAGGGCCTCAGCCGCGAGCAGCGCGCCCTCCACGCCATGACCTACGCCGCGCCGCTGGCGCGCGACGGCGAGGAGAACCGCATGGGCAGCGACTGGCAGTTCACGCGCGAATTCACGGCGCTGGATCCCACCCAGACCGCCCTACGCGCCGCCGAGAAGAGCCTCGCGCTGCTGGGCGCGCGCCCGGCCCCCACCGGCACCTTTCCGGTGGTGATCACGGGCGAGTGCATGGCGCAGTTGCTGGGTCTGTTTGCGCCGATGTTCAGTGGCCGCATGGTGGAAGAAGGCAAAAGCCCGCTGGCGGGGCAGTTGGGCCAGCCGGTGGGCAGCGCCCTGGTCACGCTGGTGGATGACGCCACCTTGCCCCGTGGTATGTCCTCGCGCGCCTTTGACGCCGAGGGGTGCCCCAGCGCCCCACTGACCCTGATGGCCGGGGGAGAGCTGCGCGCCTTTTTTCACAACGCCCAGACTGCGGCGCGCGCCGGGCAGGCCAGCACCGGCCACGCCGCGCGCCAGGGCTACCAAGGCGTGGTGGGGGTGGGGCGCAGCAACCTCTTCCTGCAGCCGGGCCACACCCCCGACGACGAGGTGACATCGGGCGTCACCGGGGTGCTGCTCACGAGCGTCTCGGGGGGACACGCCGGCGCCTCTCCTGTGACCGGCGACTTCAGTCTGCAGGCTGAAGGGTTCTGGCTGCAGGACGGCGTGCGTGCCCACCCGCTGGAGGTTTTCACGGTGGCGGGCACCTTTACCGACCTGCTGGCGCAGATTGAAGCGGTGGGGGAGACCCTGCAGTGGGGCTGGTCTGGCACCGGGGCGCCCACGGTGCGGGTCAAGGGCCTGGCGGTGGCCGGGGGGGCACCCAAGGCCTGA
- a CDS encoding HAD family hydrolase gives MLTAFINPLGLLYDPSGTAESPGLASGVLDLLQGATLVPVTGLGEDELLAVPAAFTSWQVLAHGAVVLTPEGEEDAAWRRLTREAQAEAEAALTLGAQAAGHLNALEQLGLEVTVTERHGRPLLVQLRHPYGLTRALDQARAGLLEWLQDAPFRQDLRLTRDPLGLTLLPSSIRPERAVNYLLSLWSAPGLTVGVSALADDRPFLALCDTALVPGASLLGTPEPDPEE, from the coding sequence ATGTTGACCGCGTTCATCAACCCACTGGGCCTGCTGTACGACCCGTCGGGCACCGCCGAGTCTCCTGGGCTGGCCAGCGGCGTGCTGGACCTGCTGCAGGGCGCCACGCTGGTGCCGGTCACGGGGCTGGGCGAGGACGAACTGCTGGCGGTGCCTGCCGCCTTCACCTCGTGGCAGGTGCTGGCCCACGGCGCGGTGGTGCTGACCCCCGAAGGTGAGGAAGACGCCGCGTGGCGCCGCCTGACCCGCGAAGCCCAGGCCGAGGCCGAGGCGGCCCTGACGCTGGGGGCCCAGGCTGCTGGCCACCTGAATGCCCTGGAACAGCTGGGCCTGGAGGTCACGGTGACCGAACGGCACGGGCGGCCCTTGCTGGTGCAGCTGCGCCACCCCTATGGCCTGACCCGGGCGCTGGATCAGGCGCGTGCGGGGCTGCTTGAGTGGCTTCAGGACGCCCCATTTCGCCAGGACCTGCGCCTGACCCGTGACCCGCTGGGCCTGACCCTGCTGCCCAGCAGCATCCGGCCAGAGCGCGCTGTCAACTACCTGCTGTCCCTGTGGTCCGCGCCGGGCTTGACCGTGGGTGTGAGTGCCCTGGCCGATGACCGCCCCTTTCTGGCGCTGTGCGACACGGCCCTGGTGCCTGGGGCCAGCCTGCTGGGCACGCCCGAGCCCGATCCTGAGGAGTGA
- a CDS encoding ArsR/SmtB family transcription factor, with product MSTASQDDVCEDTCLHPEAVTLARQQLPPPPCVEQATAFLKLIADPTRLKILSALHTTELCVCDLAAVVAISESAVSHQLRLLRTGRVVTSRKEGRVVYYRLLDHHVTTTIRNALEHARE from the coding sequence GTGAGCACCGCCTCTCAAGACGATGTCTGTGAAGACACCTGCCTGCATCCCGAAGCGGTGACGCTTGCCCGGCAGCAGTTGCCCCCGCCCCCCTGTGTGGAGCAGGCCACGGCTTTTTTAAAACTCATCGCGGACCCCACCCGCTTGAAAATCCTCAGCGCGCTGCACACCACCGAACTGTGCGTGTGCGACCTTGCGGCCGTGGTGGCCATCAGCGAAAGCGCGGTCAGCCACCAACTGCGGCTGCTGCGCACCGGGCGCGTGGTGACCTCACGCAAGGAGGGCCGGGTGGTGTATTACCGCCTGCTGGATCACCACGTGACCACCACCATCCGCAACGCCCTGGAACACGCGCGCGAATAG